From Epinephelus lanceolatus isolate andai-2023 chromosome 2, ASM4190304v1, whole genome shotgun sequence, one genomic window encodes:
- the pigbos1 gene encoding protein PIGBOS1: protein MFRRRLPFTQIAFATLLGVVGGIYIYRPVFEPQLNTSEQNQDVPKKQNETD from the coding sequence ATGTTTCGAAGAAGACTTCCCTTCACACAGATTGCCTTTGCAACACTGCTCGGAGTCGTTGGTGGTATTTATATCTACAGACCTGTTTTTGAGCCTCAGCTGAACACGTCTGAACAAAACCAGGATGTGCCAAAGAAACAGAATGAAACAGACTAA
- the ccpg1 gene encoding cell cycle progression protein 1 isoform X1, whose translation MSETSSDAESSCGWTIISNEGSDIETLGSEAAVEYGAELLERPPVEEPELREQQASASNAQCVEEKVAESLDKTVEEQTIDETLCATEAVDDTSGKQHVTLLSSSDHSDIVTLGDLKEDEHVEVEEEAAASEEFYMGTSCSSQYAFTAAETAKAGLKLSHWKLPQSLMNLGSHLRSQLTGGRSLPVFPVQQPAVTNSSSSEDEAGRSPSTVVRRRRLRRNTASIVTEPEEEEEVQESGHSDDEEDEEAKKQRQEQEEAEVKSLDVRMQGQGSSILNRCILIALVIAISMGFGHFYGTIQIQERQKTDKVRVNELDVVRDLIQRHVREQPFAKQVQKSDFALGDLDEQKVISLLTEVIEKMKKENQELNIKQAHIQAQRDDLETLLKQKAEERTNIMSQQQKLTTENQLLKTSLQREEKSLSTLQEELRNLRSKIRDREAMGVGADLLLSENQRLKDQLEEEKQLSQSFHSQQEDMMAEAQTLRKKLNKERTVTDELKRQLNELRSQISRAGKEAGSEAGELQSRLAELEKRLSFEQQRSDLWERLYVETKEDRAKGDTSSKVKRPKEGMAGKVKETFDAVKNSTKEFVHHHKEQIKKAKEAVKENLRKFSDSVKLTFRHFKDSASTFINKARGFYDKRRDEKNTKESWQHRSHKTHHRHQRKFEESFQGNHNTRKSGNKVHDDRGQDAHKANLKGCSGVFDCAYQESMSLFNKAMEPIRADEFYQLLQSYLHQEVDHFHHWKELEKFINNFFHNGVFIHDQMLFTDFVSGVENYLTDMRGLDDDVFRDLDDFVYRHFFGEAYRKSYGPNGPFERPDTDSKESRAKHHQRKQQRARSRQHSERKWSRSGRNADRHMADVKIELGPMPFDPKY comes from the exons ctcagtgtgttgAAGAAAAGGTTGCTGAGTCCCTTGATAAAACTGTGGAAGAGCAAACCATAGATGAGACACTGTGTGCCACAGAG GCCGTAGATGACACCAGTGGGAAACAGCATGTGACTCTGCTGTCCTCCAGCGATCACTCGGACATTGTGACCCTTGGAGACTTGAAGGAGGATGAGCACgttgaggtggaggaggaggcggcaGCCAGTGAGGAGTTCTACATGGGCACCTCCTGCAGCAGCCAGTACGCCTTCACTGCTGCAGAGACAG CCAAAGCAGGTTTGAAGTTGAGTCACTGGAAACTTCCACAGAGTCTCATGAACTTAGGCTCCCATCTGAGAAGTCAGCTCACTGGAGGCCGCTCTTTACCAG TCTTTCCAGTGCAGCAGCCTGCAGTGACAAACTCAAGCAGCAGTGAGGATGAGGCAGGACGTAGCCCCAGCACTGTTGTCCGAAGACGAAGGTTGAGAAGGAATACCGCAAGCATCGTGACAgagcctgaggaggaggaggaggtgcaggagTCTGGCCATAGTGATGacgaggaggatgaagaggccAAAAAGCAGaggcaggagcaggaggaggcagAAGTTAAAAGTCTGGACGTCCGAATGCAAGGCCAGGGCAGCAGCATCCTCAACAGGTGTATCCTGATTGCCCTCGTCATTGCCATCAGTATGGGCTTTGGCCACTTCTATG gTACCATCCAGATtcaggaaagacagaaaacagataaAGTCAGAGTGAATGAACTGGATGTTGTGAGGGATCTGATTCAGCGACATGTTAGAGAACAACCTTTTGCTAAACAG gTCCAGAAGAGCGACTTTGCCTTGGGTGACCTGGATGAGCAAAAAGTTATTTCCCTGCTCACAGAGGTGATTGAGAAGATGAAGAAAGAGAACCAGGAGCTCAACATCAAACAGGCACACATTCAG GCTCAGAGGGATGACCTGGAAACGTTGCTGAAACAGAAGGCTGAGGAGAGGACTAACATCATGTCTCAGCAGCAGAAGTTGACCACTGAGAACCAGCTGCTGAAAACCTCCCTACAACGTGAAGAGAAGTCCCTCTCCACCTTACAGGAGGAGCTGAGAAACCTGCGCTCTAAGATTAGAGATCGGGAGGCGATGGGAGTCGGTGCTGACTTGTTGCTATCAGAAAACCAGAGGCTGAAAGACCAGCTGGAGGAAGAGAAACAGCTGAGCCAAAGCTTCCACAGCCAGCAGGAAGACATGATGGCTGAAGCACAGACACTGAGGAAGAAGCTCAACAAGGAGAGAACGGTTACAGATGAGCTGAAGAGGCAGTTAAATGAGCTGAGAAGTCAAATCTCCAGAGCTGGAAAGGAGGCTGGTTCAGAGGCAGGAGAGCTCCAGTCACGTCTGGCGGAACTGGAGAAGAGACTGAGCTTTGAGCAGCAGCGCTCAGATCTGTGGGAGAGACTGTATGTGGAAACCAAAGAGGACAGAGCTAAAGGAGACACATCGTCCAAAGTGAAAAGACCAAAAGAGGGCATGGCAGGTAAAGTGAAAGAGACATTCGATGCTGTGAAGAACTCCACCAAAGAGTTTGTCCATCACCACAAAGAGCAGATAAAGAAAGCAAAGGAAGCTGTGAAGGAGAACCTGAGGAAGTTTTCAGATTCTGTCAAATTAACTTTCCGACACTTCAAGGATTCAGCTTCAACCTTCATCAACAAAGCCAGAGGCTTTTACGATAAGAGACGTGATGAGAAGAACACAAAAGAGTCGTGGCAGCACAGATCCCACAAGACTCATCACAGACACCAGCGCAAATTTGAAGAGTCCTTTCAGGGCAACCACAACACTCGAAAATCAGGAAATAAAGTTCACGACGATCGAGGTCAAGATGCCCACAAGGCTAACTTGAAAGGATGCTCTGGCGTTTTTGACTGCGCCTACCAGGAGTCCATGAGTCTCTTCAACAAAGCCatggagccaatcagagcagacgaattttaccagctgctgcagagctacCTGCATCAAGAAGTCGACCATTTCCACCACTGGAAAGAGCTGGAGAAGTTCATCAACAATTTCTTCCATAACGGAGTGTTTATCCATGACCAGATGCTGTTCACAGACTTTGTCAGCGGCGTGGAGAACTATCTGACTGACATGCGCGGCCTTGATGACGACGTGTTCAGAGATCTTGATGACTTCGTCTATCGGCACTTCTTTGGAGAGGCTTACAGAAAAAGCTACGGCCCAAA CGGGCCGTTTGAAAGACCCGACACAGACTCAAAGGAGTCGAGGGCGAAGCATCATCAGCGAAAGCAGCAGAGAGCCCGATCTCGTCAGCACAGTGAACGCAAGTGGAGCCGATCGGGGAGAAACGCAGACAGACACATGGCTGACGTCAAAATAGAACTGGGCCCGATGCCGTTTGATCCCAAATACTGA
- the ccpg1 gene encoding cell cycle progression protein 1 isoform X2 has product MSETSSDAESSCGWTIISNEGSDIETLGSEAAVEYGAELLERPPVEEPELREQQASASNAQCVEEKVAESLDKTVEEQTIDETLCATEAVDDTSGKQHVTLLSSSDHSDIVTLGDLKEDEHVEVEEEAAASEEFYMGTSCSSQYAFTAAETVFPVQQPAVTNSSSSEDEAGRSPSTVVRRRRLRRNTASIVTEPEEEEEVQESGHSDDEEDEEAKKQRQEQEEAEVKSLDVRMQGQGSSILNRCILIALVIAISMGFGHFYGTIQIQERQKTDKVRVNELDVVRDLIQRHVREQPFAKQVQKSDFALGDLDEQKVISLLTEVIEKMKKENQELNIKQAHIQAQRDDLETLLKQKAEERTNIMSQQQKLTTENQLLKTSLQREEKSLSTLQEELRNLRSKIRDREAMGVGADLLLSENQRLKDQLEEEKQLSQSFHSQQEDMMAEAQTLRKKLNKERTVTDELKRQLNELRSQISRAGKEAGSEAGELQSRLAELEKRLSFEQQRSDLWERLYVETKEDRAKGDTSSKVKRPKEGMAGKVKETFDAVKNSTKEFVHHHKEQIKKAKEAVKENLRKFSDSVKLTFRHFKDSASTFINKARGFYDKRRDEKNTKESWQHRSHKTHHRHQRKFEESFQGNHNTRKSGNKVHDDRGQDAHKANLKGCSGVFDCAYQESMSLFNKAMEPIRADEFYQLLQSYLHQEVDHFHHWKELEKFINNFFHNGVFIHDQMLFTDFVSGVENYLTDMRGLDDDVFRDLDDFVYRHFFGEAYRKSYGPNGPFERPDTDSKESRAKHHQRKQQRARSRQHSERKWSRSGRNADRHMADVKIELGPMPFDPKY; this is encoded by the exons ctcagtgtgttgAAGAAAAGGTTGCTGAGTCCCTTGATAAAACTGTGGAAGAGCAAACCATAGATGAGACACTGTGTGCCACAGAG GCCGTAGATGACACCAGTGGGAAACAGCATGTGACTCTGCTGTCCTCCAGCGATCACTCGGACATTGTGACCCTTGGAGACTTGAAGGAGGATGAGCACgttgaggtggaggaggaggcggcaGCCAGTGAGGAGTTCTACATGGGCACCTCCTGCAGCAGCCAGTACGCCTTCACTGCTGCAGAGACAG TCTTTCCAGTGCAGCAGCCTGCAGTGACAAACTCAAGCAGCAGTGAGGATGAGGCAGGACGTAGCCCCAGCACTGTTGTCCGAAGACGAAGGTTGAGAAGGAATACCGCAAGCATCGTGACAgagcctgaggaggaggaggaggtgcaggagTCTGGCCATAGTGATGacgaggaggatgaagaggccAAAAAGCAGaggcaggagcaggaggaggcagAAGTTAAAAGTCTGGACGTCCGAATGCAAGGCCAGGGCAGCAGCATCCTCAACAGGTGTATCCTGATTGCCCTCGTCATTGCCATCAGTATGGGCTTTGGCCACTTCTATG gTACCATCCAGATtcaggaaagacagaaaacagataaAGTCAGAGTGAATGAACTGGATGTTGTGAGGGATCTGATTCAGCGACATGTTAGAGAACAACCTTTTGCTAAACAG gTCCAGAAGAGCGACTTTGCCTTGGGTGACCTGGATGAGCAAAAAGTTATTTCCCTGCTCACAGAGGTGATTGAGAAGATGAAGAAAGAGAACCAGGAGCTCAACATCAAACAGGCACACATTCAG GCTCAGAGGGATGACCTGGAAACGTTGCTGAAACAGAAGGCTGAGGAGAGGACTAACATCATGTCTCAGCAGCAGAAGTTGACCACTGAGAACCAGCTGCTGAAAACCTCCCTACAACGTGAAGAGAAGTCCCTCTCCACCTTACAGGAGGAGCTGAGAAACCTGCGCTCTAAGATTAGAGATCGGGAGGCGATGGGAGTCGGTGCTGACTTGTTGCTATCAGAAAACCAGAGGCTGAAAGACCAGCTGGAGGAAGAGAAACAGCTGAGCCAAAGCTTCCACAGCCAGCAGGAAGACATGATGGCTGAAGCACAGACACTGAGGAAGAAGCTCAACAAGGAGAGAACGGTTACAGATGAGCTGAAGAGGCAGTTAAATGAGCTGAGAAGTCAAATCTCCAGAGCTGGAAAGGAGGCTGGTTCAGAGGCAGGAGAGCTCCAGTCACGTCTGGCGGAACTGGAGAAGAGACTGAGCTTTGAGCAGCAGCGCTCAGATCTGTGGGAGAGACTGTATGTGGAAACCAAAGAGGACAGAGCTAAAGGAGACACATCGTCCAAAGTGAAAAGACCAAAAGAGGGCATGGCAGGTAAAGTGAAAGAGACATTCGATGCTGTGAAGAACTCCACCAAAGAGTTTGTCCATCACCACAAAGAGCAGATAAAGAAAGCAAAGGAAGCTGTGAAGGAGAACCTGAGGAAGTTTTCAGATTCTGTCAAATTAACTTTCCGACACTTCAAGGATTCAGCTTCAACCTTCATCAACAAAGCCAGAGGCTTTTACGATAAGAGACGTGATGAGAAGAACACAAAAGAGTCGTGGCAGCACAGATCCCACAAGACTCATCACAGACACCAGCGCAAATTTGAAGAGTCCTTTCAGGGCAACCACAACACTCGAAAATCAGGAAATAAAGTTCACGACGATCGAGGTCAAGATGCCCACAAGGCTAACTTGAAAGGATGCTCTGGCGTTTTTGACTGCGCCTACCAGGAGTCCATGAGTCTCTTCAACAAAGCCatggagccaatcagagcagacgaattttaccagctgctgcagagctacCTGCATCAAGAAGTCGACCATTTCCACCACTGGAAAGAGCTGGAGAAGTTCATCAACAATTTCTTCCATAACGGAGTGTTTATCCATGACCAGATGCTGTTCACAGACTTTGTCAGCGGCGTGGAGAACTATCTGACTGACATGCGCGGCCTTGATGACGACGTGTTCAGAGATCTTGATGACTTCGTCTATCGGCACTTCTTTGGAGAGGCTTACAGAAAAAGCTACGGCCCAAA CGGGCCGTTTGAAAGACCCGACACAGACTCAAAGGAGTCGAGGGCGAAGCATCATCAGCGAAAGCAGCAGAGAGCCCGATCTCGTCAGCACAGTGAACGCAAGTGGAGCCGATCGGGGAGAAACGCAGACAGACACATGGCTGACGTCAAAATAGAACTGGGCCCGATGCCGTTTGATCCCAAATACTGA
- the pigb gene encoding GPI alpha-1,2-mannosyltransferase 3: protein MENIRPRLKFGNKVEDVKLRKRRSQLYSKEDNSPLNDGVLRTRVAVFAVVFRLINCFLVQTSFVPDEYWQSLEVSHRMVFNYGYLTWEWKAGIRGFTYPLFFAFIYKILYFINYDSVYLLIWLPRITQALLAAAADVKFFFLIRTLESRDVAKWTFFCHMCSWFSWYCCTRTLTNSMETTITCLALFYFPLPGSKTHSSKIYLTLVALAVIIRPTALIVWFPLLLYHFWQEDNKLRLITHYVIPIGALAVVISTVIDCMFYEKWTMVQFNFLKFNVLHSVADFYGSHPWHWYFTQGFPVVIGPHLPLLLHGCSLAFKRYKILLAAVVWTIAVYSLLPHKEFRFIYPVLPFCMIFCGTSLANLKAWRRTAAFLLLVSNLGGALYTGLIHQRGTLDVMSHLQTLCNVSSVSTTPPPDVLFLMPCHSTPFYSHVHCPVKMRFLECPPDLGEEGYVDEADRFYNDPLHWLRTSFPYKSSLPTHLVLFDVLEKDISVFLDGNNFVRTAEIFHTHVPEGRVGGSIFIYERH, encoded by the exons ATGGAGAACATCCGACCACGTCTGAAATTTGGGAATAAAGTCGAAGATGTGAAACTGAGGAAACGAAGATCCCAACTGTACTCAAAGGAAGATAACAGTCCTCTCAATGACG GTGTGCTGAGGACCAGAGTTGCAGTGTTTGCTGTGGTGTTCAGACTGATTAACTGCTTCCTGGTTCAGACCAGCTTTGTCCCTGATGAGTACTGGCAGTCTCTGGAGGTCTCCCATCGTATGGTCTTCAA CTATGGGTACCTGACCTGGGAATGGAAGGCAGGAATAAGAGGATTCACCTATCCGCTCTTCTTTGCATTCATATACAAGATATTATACTTCATAAACTACGACTCAGTCTATCTCCTG ATATGGCTTCCACGTATAACTCAAGCGCTCCTGGCTGCAGCTGCAGATGTGAAATTCTTCTTCCTCATCCGAACGTTGGAAAGTCGTGACGTTGCAAAATGGACT TTCTTCTGCCACATGTGCTCGTGGTTCTCGTGGTACTGCTGCACCAGGACTCTGACCAACAGCATGGAGACTACCATCACCTGCCTGGCTCTGTTTTACTTCCCCCTGCCTGGGtccaaaacacacagcag CAAAATATATCTGACCCTGGTGGCCTTGGCTGTCATTATTCGACCGACAGCCCTGATTGTCTggtttcctctgctgctgtacCATTTCTGGCAGGAAGATAACAAACTGAGGCTCATTACTCATTACGTCATTCCCATAGG AGCTTTGGCTGTTGTGATTTCGACAGTGATCGACTGTATGTTTTATGAAAAG TGGACCATGGTGCAATTCAACTTCCTGAAGTTTAACGTCCTCCACAGTGTGGCCGATTTCTATGGCTCCCACCCCTGGCACTGGTACTTCACTCAGGGGTTTCCTGTTGTGATCGGCCCTCATCTTCCGCTCCTTCTTCATGGGTGCAGCCTCGCCTTCAAAAGATACAAAATTCTGTTGGCAGCGGTCGTCTGGACAATCGCGGTGTACAG CTTACTTCCTCACAAGGAGTTCAGATTCATCTACCCTGTGCTGCCTTTCTGTATGATCTTTTGTG GGACGTCTTTGGCTAATTTGAAAGCTTGGCGGCGAACTGCTGCATTCCTCCTGTTAGTGAGCAACCTGGGTGGAGCTCTGTACACCGGTCTGATCCACCAGCGTGGCACTCTGGACGTCATGAGCCACCTCCAGACACTGTGTAACGTCAGCAGCGTCTCCACCACTCCACCGCCAGATGTCCTGTTCCTCATGCCCTGCCACTCAACGCCTTTTTACAG CCATGTCCACTGCCCAGTGAAGATGAGGTTTCTCGAGTGTCCCCCAGATCTTGGGGAGGAGGGTTATGTCGATGAGGCAGACAGGTTCTACAATGACCCTCTTCACTGGCTCAGGACTTCATTTCCATACAAATCTTCTCTACCGACCcatctggttttgtttgacGTTTTGGAGAAG gACATCTCCGTGTTTTTGGATGGGAACAACTTTGTGAGGACAGCAGAGATATTTCACACTCATGTCCCCGAGGGAAGAGTTGGAGGAAGCATCTTTATTTATGAAAGGCACTGA